A genomic region of Prionailurus bengalensis isolate Pbe53 chromosome D1, Fcat_Pben_1.1_paternal_pri, whole genome shotgun sequence contains the following coding sequences:
- the LOC122482762 gene encoding olfactory receptor 10AG1-like has translation MENRLKTGISNITTLMEFVLLGFSDIPNLHWTLFGIFLVIYLTILMCNSIIILVTRIDSALQTPMYFFLGNLSFLEICYVTVTMPRMLMDLLTQKGNISFFACAAQMFFFLTFGSSECLLLTVMAYDRYMAICNPLYYPLIMNHKVCVQLVTVSWISVFPFVVGQTCQIFTLPFCGSNTINHFFCDIPPVLKLACGDTLVNEFVVYIIAVAIVMVPFLLIVVSYGKIISSILKLSSAKGRSKAFSTCSSHLIVVVLFYGTATINYTQLKSNQSEGVGKLISLFFTVLIPTLNPIIYTLRNQDITVALRKLLKKFLI, from the coding sequence ATGGAGAATCGATTAAAAACAGGAATTTCAAATATTACTACACTGATGGAATTTGTTCTCTTGGGTTTTTCTGATATTCCCAATCTCCATTGGACTCTTTTTGGGATATTTTTAGTCATCTACCTAACTATCCTGATGTGCAATAGCATCATAATATTGGTAACAAGAATTGACTCTGCTCTCCAGAcccccatgtatttttttcttggcaaTCTCTCCTTCTTAGAAATCTGTTATGTAACAGTCACAATGCCCAGAATGCTCATGGACCTATTGACtcagaaaggaaatatttctttctttgcctgtgctgcacaaatgttttttttcctcacatttgGAAGCTCAGAGTGTCTTCTCCTGAcagtgatggcctatgaccgctacaTGGCCATTTGTAACCCTCTGTACTACCCTCTAATCATGAACCACAAGGTCTGTGTCCAGCTGGTGACTGTCTCCTGGATCAGTGTATTTCCATTTGTAGTTGGACAAACATGCCAGATTTTCACTCTGCCCTTTTGTGGGTCTAACACAATTAATCATTTCTTCTGTGACATCCCCCCAGTACTCAAGCTAGCTTGTGGGGACACACTTGTGAATGAATTTGTGGTCTATATAATTGCAGTGGCAATTGTCATGGTTCCATTTCTGTTGATTGTTGTCTCCTATGGCAAAATTATCTCCAGCATTCTGAAATTGTCGTCAGCCAAAGGGAGGTCTAAAGCCTTCTCCACCTGTTCTTCTCACCTGATAGTTGTCGTCTTATTCTATGGAACAGCTACTATCAATTATACACAACTGAAATCAAATCAATCTGAAGGAGTTGGGAAAttgatctctcttttcttcacCGTTTTGATCCCAACTTTGAATCCTATTATATATACTCTGAGGAACCAAGACATCACGGTAGCACTAAGAAAACTACTAAAGAAGTTTTTAATATGA
- the LOC122482764 gene encoding olfactory receptor 10AG1-like produces the protein MENRLKTGISNVTKLVEFVLLGFSDIPNLHWTLFGIFLVIYLTILMCNSIIILVTRIDSALQTPMYFFLGNLSFLEICYVTVTIPRMLMDLLTQKGNISFFACAAQMCFVLMFGGSECLLLTVMAYDRYVAICNPLHYSLIMNHKVCVQLVTVSWISGVPVVIGQTCQIFSLPFCGSNTINHFFCDLPPVLKLACGDTFVNEIAVYVVAVIFVMVPFLLIVVSYGKIISSILKLSSAKGRAKAFSTCSSHLIVVILFYGTATITYLQPKPNQSEGVGKLISLFYTVLIPTLNPIIYTLRNKDIMVALRKLLTKILI, from the coding sequence ATGGAGAATCGATTAAAAACAGGAATTTCAAATGTTACTAAACTGGTGGAATTTGTTCTCTTGGGGTTTTCTGATATTCCCAATCTCCACTGGACTCTTTTTGGGATATTTTTAGTCATCTACCTAACTATCCTGATGTGCAATAGCATCATAATATTGGTAACAAGAATTGACTCTGCTCTCCAGACCccgatgtatttttttcttggcaaTCTCTCCTTCTTAGAAATCTGTTATGTAACAGTCACTATCCCCAGAATGCTCATGGACTTATTGACtcagaaaggaaatatttctttctttgcctgtgcTGCACAAATGTGTTTTGTCCTTATGTTTGGAGGCTCAGAGTGTCTTCTCCTGAcagtgatggcctatgaccgctacgTGGCCATTTGTAACCCTCTGCACTATTCTCTAATCATGAACCACAAGGTCTGTGTCCAACTGGTGACTGTCTCCTGGATCAGTGGAGTCCCAGTTGTAATTGGGCAAACATGccagattttctctctgcccttttgtGGGTCTAACACAATTAATCATTTCTTCTGTGACCTCCCCCCAGTACTCAAGCTAGCTTGTGGGGACACATTTGTGAATGAGATAGCAGTCTACGTAGTTGCAGTGATATTTGTCATGGTTCCATTTCTGTTGATTGTTGTCTCCTATGGCAAAATTATCTCCAGCATTCTGAAATTGTCGTCAGCCAAAGGGAGGGCTAAAGCCTTCTCCACCTGTTCTTCTCACCTGATAGTTGTCATCTTATTCTATGGAACGGCTACCATCACGTATTTACAACCCAAACCAAATCAATCTGAAGGAGTTGGGAAATTGATCTCTCTTTTCTACACCGTTTTGATCCCAACTTTGAATCCCATTATATATACTCTGAGGAACAAAGACATCATGGTGGCACTGAGAAAATTACTAACGAAGATTTTAATATGA
- the LOC122482765 gene encoding olfactory receptor 10AG1-like, with translation MEKKTAEVNLTSVMEFVLLGFSDIPNLQMFLFVIFFFVYVIILMGNSIIVLIVRVDQALQTPMYFFLSNFSFLEICFVSVTLPRMLTNLWTQKRNISLFACATQMSFVLTLGNIECLLLTVMAYDRYVAICNPLHYPLVMNHKVCVQMVVACWITGVPVETGQTYQIFSLPFCGSNQINHFFCDIPPLLKLACGDTFLNEMLVFTVAVMFVTIPFLLILGSYIKIISTILRLPSATGRTKAFSTCSSHITVVAMFFGSAIITYLRPKSKHSSRADKFLSLFYTIVTPMFNPMIYTLRNKDAMMALRKLLP, from the coding sequence atggagaaaaaaacagcAGAAGTAAATCTCACTTCAGTGATGGAATTTGTTCTTTTGGGATTTTCTGATATTCCCAAtcttcaaatgtttctttttgtaatatttttctttgtctatgtGATAATTCTGATGGGAAATAGCATCATTGTTCTCATAGTCAGGGTTGACCAGGCTCTTCAGACGcccatgtattttttccttagtaatttttccttcttggaaatctgttttgtatctgtCACTCTTCCCAGAATGCTCACAAACCTTTGGactcagaaaagaaatatttctttgtttgcctGTGCAACACAAATGAGTTTTGTCCTTACGCTTGGAAACATAGAGTGCCTCCTTCTGAcagtgatggcctatgaccgctacgTGGCCATTTGTAACCCTCTGCACTATCCTTTAGTTATGAACCACAAGGTCTGTGTCCAGATGGTAGTGGCCTGCTGGATCACTGGAGTTCCAGTGGAGACAGGGCAGACATACCAAATTTTCTCTCTGCCATTTTGTGGGTCTAACCAAATCAATCACTTCTTCTGTGACATCCCTCCACTACTCAAGTTGGCCTGTGGGGACACATTCCTGAATGAGATGTTAGTCTTTACAGTTGCTGTGATGTTTGTTACGATCCCCTTTCTGTTGATACTTGGATCCTACATCAAAATCATCTCCACCATTCTGAGGTTGCCATCAGCAACAGGACGAACCAAAGCTTTCTCCACCTGCTCGTCTCATATCACAGTTGTGGCGATGTTCTTTGGATCTGCAATCATCACATATTTACGGCCCAAGTCTAAACATTCTTCCAGAGCAGacaagtttctctctcttttctataCCATTGTCACCCCAATGTTTAATCCTATGATATACACTCTGAGAAATAAGGATGCCATGATGGCCTTGAGAAAATTGTTACCTTAA